DNA from Aggregatimonas sangjinii:
GCGTGTATTTCATCTAAGGAATTTTGATAATGTGCCAACTGTAGATTACAGTATGGACACCAGGTTCCCCTATAGAAAACCAACACCACTTTGTTCTTTTGTAATAACTTGGATAACGTGATAGTTTCATCAGATGCATTGGATAACGAAAAATCCGATGCTTTGTCACCAACTTCTACTTTCAATATAGATTGGTGTTCTTTTTGAAGGTTCTGGGCATCGTTGTCAAACACATCCAAAGCCTCTTTAGGAAGCATTTCACCCAAATTTCCTCTTAAATTAGTGAGGGCTTCTTGATAGGTAGGTAAACTTTCTTTAGTATTCATTTTATGTACTTTATAGTTATGTCAATATTGACACTACAAAGTTGCGACTGATGGGTCACTTTAAAAATGAACTAGATTAGGAAATAGTCTTGAACTAGATTAAGATTTTGAGGAAAGGTTCTTTCGGATTTTGGACATAAATTCGGGTGTCATACCCAAATAGGATGCAATTACTTTCTGCGGAACTCGACGGACAATGTTTGGGTAACGTTGTAAAAGTTCAAGGTATTTTTCTTCTGCCGTCATACTCAAATTGGACAGAGCACGCTTTCGTGAAAACGCGAACGCTTTTTCCGTAGAAATTCTGAAATACTCGCTTAGGTTATGAATTTCTTTGCAAAGCCCTTCAATATCCTCATAGGTCATCTGAAAAATAATAGAGTCTTCTAGAGCCTCTACGTAAAGAGTAGCCGGAGTTTGAGTAATATAGCT
Protein-coding regions in this window:
- a CDS encoding Crp/Fnr family transcriptional regulator, translating into METYNNILQNIARYVTLSEEEKERLIGIIRTTKIKKRQFIDQPGYVCNYRNYVVKGAFRSYFIDGDGKEHTVQIAIEDWFVSDFYSYITQTPATLYVEALEDSIIFQMTYEDIEGLCKEIHNLSEYFRISTEKAFAFSRKRALSNLSMTAEEKYLELLQRYPNIVRRVPQKVIASYLGMTPEFMSKIRKNLSSKS